CATACCGCGCCAGGGAGGGCGTTGGGCCCCAGTAGTGATTTTGAATTaaacacaattaaaataaaaaaaccaaatatgtctttttaaaaaaataactttttttgaaataaaaaagttGATATATCAgttaaaagtaattttttatatatttttaatgacAATGTGAAAATTTGTCCAGCCAAACTCGTTCATATTATACAAATTTGCCCTTCGAAAACTTGGTACATTATTTATAGCAATTAATTCACATAAAAATGACTTTATTAAAATCGAGATAGAACATTTCAAACTTCGAACAACTACAATAATTAATTTGCCACAATCTTTGGAAGACATCAATGTGAACAAATTGAATTGGTGTTCTAACCGCCTCATGGACAGCACAAGTATCACATGTTTCCACGAACgatgttaatttttaattatatgtttATAGAGTTGGACGAAACTTGTTCTTCCACACGTAACTCTCACtttattaaaagagattttttaacttataaaatCACTGAAAATGACATCAATACATTTTTATATGTATATAAAATATTTGTAATGTAATTAAAGAGGTAATCTTTATGAGTTCTCCACTCTAATACCAACTAAATGTATATGCTTATCCATCTTTGACTATTCGTGGGCATTGAATGTTCTACCTTAAGCCTACGTATTATGATCATTGACTAAAAACAATTAGTAATTAATAATGACTAATGAGTCATattttaactttattttgtagctATGTCCACAATTAATAATTTCGACTAATGGATACTCTAATAAACAAATAGAATTTTGTGGCCATTTATTGGGAGAAGCATGTGGAagtattctagagcatctctcgCATGATATTTTAATTGATATATTTAAACAAAAATGATATAACAGATCTCATTATTTGATCATTCTGATCATGATCTCTTAGTTAATTGTATTAGATGTTTCAGTGTACACCATTCATTTGATAACATGAGAAATTGCATGAGATTGATTATAAATTACTCTACAATACAGTTTTAACATgattaaacttttgaaatgatcaatgagcaGCTCAAGTTACATTGTGCATGAGCATAAAGCATGGATGATcgacaaaatagagcaaaaggtaCAGGAGAAGAACAAACTCAAGTTGCCTTTCGGTTCACTTTGAGGTATGGCAGCGCACCGATCACATTGTCGTAGTCGCTTCTGTTAACTGGATGCTGCGATTGGACATGTTTCAGAAACAGATTGAAGTAACAAAGGGAATATCAGTGGTTAAGCATTTGAGGATGGAAAAGAGATCGACAATTGGGAGCACACATATGAGGCAAAACAACCAAACTACAAGGTGCAGATGCCTACGACTTGCAACTAAGCCCATCAAACATGGAAAACTGACATGGAGTGGCACTGCAATGCACTTATGGAAAAGAAAGCAATTTACAGTCTCAAAGAGAGATTTAGGGAGAAATGAAATTGACAGAATGAGAATAACCCCGAGTACACaagaaaattaagttaatttacatAAAACAACTTTCAAAATTTAGCTCAAGGCTGTTCCTATATTTCAAGGTTACTGCCGGGGTAGTTTACTTTGATAAAGAAAACTTAGGATAAGACCTTGAGTGAGTTGACAATACCGAATGTCAATATTTTGAAGCCAAATAAAGTGTAAATAAATGCAAATGATTGGCTTACTTAAGATTATATTGATCACTAAGTACTTAGTGTAATTGATTAGTTTAACTTGAGTAGAAGATATCAACACTCTTTTTTTTTAAGAACAAAAAGGACCACTTTTTATTCTATAACATTACAAAATTCTTGAATACACAGTTTTTCTTTTTCGTTGTTTTGACTCATCACTTCATTGTTTCAACATCTTAGACCTGCTTATAGGTGGTGCCAGAAGCCAGTCCCATGTcccaaattcagaattttttcgATGGTTAATATCACAAAATCACAACCTTTTCATCTAACCAATGTCCAAAATCTGAAACTATGTATTTATAAATCTTGGAGCTAGAGGTTCTTAGTACTGACATAAAACTTCCTAAATTCCTATTCACTAACAAACTAGGAAGAGTGAATGCGACTTTATTGGTTCTTAGTACTGACATAAAACTTCCTAAATTCCTATTCACTAACAAAATAGGAAGAGAGAATGCGACTTTATTGAAAATTTGCTGCTTTGACATAAAATCAAATTCATCAACCTCCACAAACGCACAGCAAAACGTAATCTCTACAATATGTTTTTTATCCGCATGTAATATATCGACTGTTCATAAACTGTGATAGGTGATGTTATCTTCAATGATAGATGGCAACAAGTTGGCAATAGCACGATTCCTGAAGCCTCAACGAAATACAACTAAAAATCATGGATACGAGAAGCAAATGCAGATGAGTTATTCGAGAAATCAATGTACCATTTTGGAAAGTCGAAGCTTCCTCTTGGTGTTCTTCTTCCGCAGCAAGTGCTGCTTCCCGGCCCTTCTCCTCACAATCTTCCCTCTTCCAGTCACCCGAAATCTCTTCGCCGAAGCCTTCGAATCCACAAAGAAGCAAACTTTCCGCGTCAGAATTGACGAAAGAGGGCGAGAATATACAGAAAGGGCGATACCTTGTGGGTCTTCATCTTATAGCCCTTGGCGGCGAAAACGGCGAATGCTGCAGGCCTACCGGATGAGGAAGCGTAAGTCGCCGGAAAGGGCCCTGCTTGGAGTAGAAGAGGGGAACCGGAAACGGCGGCGAAGGAGCTGAGCCTGCGCTGAAGGGAGATGGCGGGAGTAGACTGTGAGAGGCGGAAGCCATTGGCGAAGCGGAAGGGAGGCGGAGAGAAAGGAGACAGCCTCAGGAAGCAGAAGGAAGATGATGCGGCCATGGATTGTGGTTATCTGTGACTTTCGCCCTTTCTCAACGGTGAAAGGGTTCGAGGATTGAGGGAAGTGGAAAGAGACGAAGCCGAAGCTTGTGGACGATATTGTTatccttattatattttattaaaaaaatgacaaattaaaagttGTGAAATATTCATCTTATTTATATTCAAACCCTAATCCTCAGCTACCATGCTATCAAAGCCAACATCATACTACAACAGCAAATGcaatttgtttttgaaaaaataagaTGAACTACTATTAACTTCGAGTTGAACATCCATTTCAGTTTCGGTTAGCACTTGCTAAGTGCTTAAATCAAATATAAAGTATGCCGATTAACCAAAATCACAATTTGTAATAACCATTCCATGTAGAAACTACAAGTCCAGCCAAAAATATCATGACAAATAAGCTTATAACTAAGGAAAAGTTGAGCTCCCATGAGAGTATATTTTATCACTAGTGATTAAATTTAGAAAGAATATTATGAATAAGTTACCTACTTAATACAATTTTCTCTCACCGTTCAAACTACAATGTTTTCACCAACAAGTAATCTAGTCACTGAGCCTCGTAGTATTTAGCTTGACAAACTCATTGCAATATACATGAAGGTCTTTCCAAGTTGCCAAGAGTCTTCTGGCAGAAAAAAAATCCAACCCATCTTAATGGCATTCACATATAATGGTTACCTGGTAAAAAAGACGACATCATTCCAAAATCGCTTGGAGAAACAATGATAATGAAGGAGACATGGCTTGGACATGACGTAGTCGAAGATACTAGCCTCATAATTTATAGATCATGTTAAAATTCCAAGTAACTGAGCTTAATGTGCAAACAAAAGGTGCCAATAGAAACTGAAGAAAGTGTTTCAATCTTCACAGTTGATGAGCTCTCGTAATTGTTACCTTCAATCTTCATCTCCAGCATGTTCCAGTAAATAGTTTGCTGCCAGTTGCTCGTTCCTGTCACAGGCTAGGTATGCTTCAATTACTCGTGCCCGGTCAAAACCCAATGCTTCAAGCTGAATGATGTGAAGTGCATCAGACAACAGACTTAGTATAGTTATTGTATTTGAAACGAGTCATTCTATGTACAAAAGAATGAATGCATCGGAAACCCAACGAGTTTGGAATCATAGCTTTTGTATGCACAAAAGAATGAGATGACATTCAGATCAAATTGCAAcagggaaaaaaaaaacatacccGTCCAATTGCTTCCTGCTCTTCAGGTGTTACACTAATCGTATGTGGCATCTCATCTTGATCAGGTTGATCAAACAGATCCCTGAAAATAGTTTATATGAAAAAACTTCAAAGCGTTGATATAGTAGGATTAATTTGAGAATTAAAATGAACGAATATGAGTCAATTATGCATTTCCAAGTATAAGATGATCTCAATAAAGATACATATTGTGCATATGCATGCGAGACTAGAAATTGAGTTCGTAAATGTCATTATGGTAGCAAAAAGTGGAATCCGCTATCCCAGCGGCCCCACACGGTCGGCCCCACGACCATCTGTGAGATAAATCAGGAAGTTATAGTTGGCCAATGAGGGCTTTTTTCCTCGACTTTGCAGAGATTCGAACCTTTGCCCTATGGTAGCAACTCTGTTCCGCACTAACCAACTCAACCTTACCCCGGGGGCAAAAAAACAATTCGTAAATGTCATTATGGACTTTGAGTAACGTGATATTAACAATGCTACAAATGCATTTGCAAGCAAGATTAGTAACCTAGTTCCTAGAGGCAATCCTTATCAAAGCAATCCATACCTCCCAAGAAGCTGAAAAGACAAATTATACTTACGTATATTAAGTAGAATAATTACCATTTTAGCAGACACTTGCAAaccttaaaaaagaaaaatatttacaaGTAGAATAGTTATTATTTTAGCTATGGACACACAAATTTTACAAATGCAGAAAGTCAGAAACACAATGAGAAAGTTAAAACTTATATTTGATTATTGTAGTAAATATAATTACAACTTGTATATTTATTGCCTGTAGACATAACAAATCCTATGTAAAATTTAAGCAAAAGATTACGTGCTTTGGGCAAGATTTCAgatcatatataaaaaatttatctaacAAAGAAAATTTTGTCTTTTCTATCAGTAGTAGTTTCCAAACTATTTGTCTGACTTCTTTGGTATACAAACTATtccagaaaaaaaaattatagtcaATGGAAAGATTTAGAAACCAATGATATAGATGATATATTCTGTTTAAAGTTTGCAATAATCTCTTCTGGAAGATAAATCTCTAAATtcactcttttttaaaacctcaTCATTTGAGTTTATCGGTTTTGGTGatctaaactcaattcaatttatCTTGTGCTTGATTGAAATATGAAATGATATTCTTATTGATGGCATGAAAATGAAAAACAGGAGATGCTTCTTCAAGAAGTATCCATGAAACAAGGATGAGAGGAAGGATTACATGAAACAAAGGAAAGGAGATAGCTAGCAACTTATTTTGAAGTTTCAAGCAACAGGAAAGAAAACTAGAACCATCACTATCGAAATTTGAGGTGCATGGACAAAGTTATTCTCCTATGATAAGTCAAACACAGAACAAAGGACAATAGCAAATTAGATAAATAATGGTTCATATTTCTTTTCCAAGAACCTATAATTTAGCTGCATTCCAAACCGCACTAGATACTTCAAAAGCATCATACATGTCATCTTAGTAGGATATTCAAGAGTTAGAAATAAAACTTTAGCTAGAAAATCAACAGCAAGTAGACTACATTGAGTAACAAGTGTGACTAACTCTTCAAGATCTTCAATAGGTTCATTTATCAAGTGAAGAAACTCTGCATGATGATCCTGTATTAATCGCAACAATTGGGGGTTTTGTTTGCTTAATTCCTGGAGCATTGGCTGCAAACAGAGAGGTACTTGTAAACAAATGTATATGTGCAAAAATATACAACTCAAATGGAAGTACTAACCTGCAATATTTGTGGATTCGCTTGAACCATTGCTCGCAAAGCTAAAAACTACAAAAATAATAGTACAAATTTCTGAGATAAATAGTATTGTAATTCTCACCAATATAAATAcacaccaaattcaaataacagtGACAAAAATAATAGTGGCAAAGAGCCTCCAGTCAATTAATAGTGTCTACTATCTGTTTAAGATAAGCTCTGGATATAACCTCAGTACCTAAAAAAGGTATTAAGTCAAACTCTGTGACAGATAAGTCTTCTCTCATTCTGCAAAGCAGTAATCTCAAAACAAAATGCTTGTATTCTCCATGTCCAAGATGAAACAATAATAGGTAAATCATTAATAATGCTGACAGTTCAGATAAGACGGCTTGCCAACAAAATTGATCATGCAGATAAATCCCTATCCTGAGGTTGTAAACCAAATTACCAAACATCACCTAGGAACCCAGTGTATTCAAACATGTTCAATAAATTAGCATTATCTTCCACCTAAACTTGTATTCTTCTCAAACAATCAATTAGAAGTCTCTCCAGACATAAAAGTTAGTCAATCATGTCCATCTGTCAAGAAGGCTTAGTCACATAAACAAGAGTTAGTGTGCAAGTGAAGTAAACATACTTGTTGGTTATTTCTGAGGAAGTCGAGAGATCCACCTGCAGTACCCCCTCCAGAATTCGCATTTGCCTGGTGGGCATAATTGGATCATGATTTATTTATCATGTCTGCTAAAGTAAATATAGTACAGAAGTAAAGAGGCAGAGCATTGAACCTGTGGGAACATGTTCAAAGGAGACGAATTTGGAGCAGAATTTGTTACTCCAAATAAAGGCCCTATAGCAGCTAAATTGGTTGCGTTGACCCCTTGAGCCGATACCTCAGATGAAGGGAAAGAATCACCAGAAACTGCAATTTCTGCTGTTGATGGAATGCCCTATTGTGAAATGGAAAACTGTGAACCGCAAGTGTTTTAATCGGTATTGTCAATTTTACTCTCAGAATATTACATACAGAATATAGGTATTCCACAGCGCGTTCAGGATTATTGTATGCAGCACGAAGTGCACGCAGAATTGTCTCCCTGTCCCAGTTGCCACCACCCATTTCCATCAATTGACTAATCAACTGCTCATTATTGCTCCCTTCAACTAAATTTGATGCAGCTTGACCATAGGCATCAGATAACCTGCAAATAAATTGTTAAGACTGCCTTGTTTTTCACATAGGATACTTCCACTAGCAATTCTGCAAAATGAGGCATCCTAGAATGTCATGGGGGCATAGGGCACAGTTCAGATGAAGCATAATGCACTCAAACATGGCATATAATCTAGAAGTACACAAAGTTCCACCTGAACAGACAAAAGATAAATATACTGGAAATGTCAAATAAAATATTATCACAATTAGGTAACTAGGACAGTCCAAAATCTGAATATAAGCAACATCCACATCCAGTTTCTAATATGAAAATATACTAGAAAAGAAGCATCCTTCTCAAGCATTAGTTATTAAGCTGGAAATAACATCATATATTATCCTAGCCCTTTGGCTCAACAACGAAttcacaaagaaaaataaataaatatcaattgATTCCAATccacaacaacaatcaagccttatcccactaggtggggtcggctaattGATTCCGATCtgaatttgaaaattcattttggAAGTGGCTATCAACTTGATAGACACACCCAAAATCTCTCACGAAAGTTTTCAATTGCGAGAAGTTATAATGATATTTACACATCAAATAATGGCATTCGAGCTGACAAAACCTTGTCTTAAAATCTAACTACATGTCATATTTCAGTTGCTATTTTAAATTGAAAGGTGAGAATTGCCCAAATGACAATAATCTAATTTTAATGAAGGGCAATGTGATTAAGAGGTGTGTTAAACGCTTTCAATAGCCTAAACTGAGTGAAATTACAAGTGCTAAGGCATTCACCTTTTTGTTAGGTTGGAGGCACAGCATATATAGTAATGAGGCATTAAATGCTTGTTATCTTGATATATTTATCATATAGATTCACATGTGTGTATCGTTGCCAATTATGCCTGTGTTTCTATTTTGATTAAGTGATAGGATTACTATACACAGAATCATTATGATTAACTAAAAGGTTGGCGGTATAGCATATACATGTTTTGTTGGCAATTGTTGCCAATTGGCAATTAACTTATACGATTACTGAACACATAATCATTATAATGGACATAAGCTACCAACACTCATAGAAtaaagaagaaataatttttaaaaaaaggcTTACTCTGCATTAGGTCGTTGAGATTGAGCAGATCCAGTTGATGAATTCTCTGAGACACtgaataaaaaatgtaaaaaggtCAGAAAAGTGTGGATCaagtataatgaaaaaaatgTGGCAGTTATCATATGCATTGcatggaggaagaaaagaattACATAAACACTCACAGAGCTTGTTGCGGTGTTTGCTGGGGAGCTTGTGGTGGAATTTGTGATGAAATTTGTGGTTGAGCCTCCTTAGGAGAAGGCTGAACTACAGAAGTAGCTGAAGGCTATGGACACAGGCATTAGGTTTAACAACGGTGATTTGCAAACTCTTTTGACAAAGACAGGTAATGTAACAATTACCTGACCAGATGAAGCTCCACTTGTGCCTGCAGCTTTACTCTGAAATGTTTGAAGTAACGATTGCATTATTTACAGTGATACGAAATAAAGTTATGACAATTGTAGGGGTTGAAATAAAAAGACAATCACAAATAAAGGAAAATAA
The Zingiber officinale cultivar Zhangliang unplaced genomic scaffold, Zo_v1.1 ctg177, whole genome shotgun sequence DNA segment above includes these coding regions:
- the LOC122036578 gene encoding 50S ribosomal protein L35, chloroplastic-like, which produces MAASSSFCFLRLSPFSPPPFRFANGFRLSQSTPAISLQRRLSSFAAVSGSPLLLQAGPFPATYASSSGRPAAFAVFAAKGYKMKTHKASAKRFRVTGRGKIVRRRAGKQHLLRKKNTKRKLRLSKMHPVNRSDYDNVIGALPYLKVNRKAT
- the LOC122036577 gene encoding ubiquitin receptor RAD23b-like isoform X1 → MVAMKLTVKTLKGTHFEIRVQPSDSIMAVKKNIEQVQGKDNYPWGQQLLIHNGKVLKDETTLEENKVSENGFLVVMLSKSKAAGTSGASSGQPSATSVVQPSPKEAQPQISSQIPPQAPQQTPQQALVSENSSTGSAQSQRPNAELSDAYGQAASNLVEGSNNEQLISQLMEMGGGNWDRETILRALRAAYNNPERAVEYLYSGIPSTAEIAVSGDSFPSSEVSAQGVNATNLAAIGPLFGVTNSAPNSSPLNMFPQANANSGGGTAGGSLDFLRNNQQFLALRAMVQANPQILQPMLQELSKQNPQLLRLIQDHHAEFLHLINEPIEDLEEDLFDQPDQDEMPHTISVTPEEQEAIGRLEALGFDRARVIEAYLACDRNEQLAANYLLEHAGDED
- the LOC122036577 gene encoding ubiquitin receptor RAD23b-like isoform X2, which codes for MVAMKLTVKTLKGTHFEIRVQPSDSIMAVKKNIEQVQGKDNYPWGQQLLIHNGKVLKDETTLEENKVSENGFLVVMLSKSKAAGTSGASSGQPSATSVVQPSPKEAQPQISSQIPPQAPQQTPQQALVSENSSTGSAQSQRPNAELSDAYGQAASNLVEGSNNEQLISQLMEMGGGNWDRETILRALRAAYNNPERAVEYLYSGIPSTAEIAVSGDSFPSSEVSAQGVNATNLAAIGPLFGVTNSAPNSSPLNMFPQANANSGGGTAGGSLDFLRNNQQFLALRAMVQANPQILQPMLQELSKQNPQLLRLIQDHHAEFLHLINEPIEDLEELVTLVTQWICLINLIKMRCHIRLV